The following proteins come from a genomic window of Bactrocera tryoni isolate S06 chromosome 1, CSIRO_BtryS06_freeze2, whole genome shotgun sequence:
- the LOC120778129 gene encoding uncharacterized protein LOC120778129 isoform X2, producing the protein MQPVKVIFSNVARRAFSTSPKTLAAKQITVREALNTALDEEMARDDRVFLMGEEVAQYDGAYKVSRGLWKKYGDHRVVDTPITEMGFAGIAVGAAMAGLRPICEFMTFNFSMQAIDHVNLMSSQTHPDSLNSLKAHNSEGFRPYHISHSSMLQPKKPTSIGDLPSHHEIIESPRQKWLNEINDILDEPTTMHEIQAPAINNGKMEAARLIVIRRRKMKKHKLKKLRRKMKFEWAKVRQRREMRKEKAFQAKLIAQVKAGEAFNAEQYVEEQLRKANENPLPRYWKGRRLPAFIIKEKLGIK; encoded by the exons ATGCAGCCTGTAAAAGTGATATTTTCGAACGTTGCACGCCGTGCTTTCTCAACGTCACCCAAAACCCTTGCGGCAAAGCAGATTACCGTACGTGAAGCTTTAAACACCGCCTTGGATGAAGAAATGGCACGCGACGACCGTGTATTTCTAATGGGTGAAGAGGTCGCTCAATACGATGGTGCTTATAAG GTGTCTCGAGGCCTTTGGAAGAAATATGGTGATCACCGCGTAGTAGACACACCTATTACAGAAATGGGTTTTGCCGGTATTGCTGTGGGGGCTGCCATGGCTGGCTTGCGACCAATTTGCGAATTCATGACCTTTAACTTTTCCATGCAAGCTATTGATCAT GTGAACTTAATGTCAAGCCAAACACACCCTGACTCATTAAACAGTTTAAAGGCCCACAACAGCGAGGGCTTTCGTCCTTACCATATTAGTCATTCTTCCATGCTGCAGCCAAAGAAACCAACTTCGATAGGTGATTTGCCTAGTCATCATGAAATTATCGAAAGCCCACGTCAGAAATGGTTGAATGAAATCAACGATATACTTGATGAACCTACAACGATGCACGAAATTCAAGCGCCGGCCATTAACAATGGCAAAATGGAAGCGGCACGTCTCATTGTAATACGTCGCCGTAAAATGAAGAAACACAAGTTGAAGAAATTGCGTCGTAAGATGAAATTTGAATGGGCCAAGGTGCGTCAACGCCGTGAGATGCGTAAAGAGAAGGCATTCCAAGCCAAGTTAATAGCGCAAGTAAAAGCGGGTGAAGCATTTAACGCCGAACAGTACGTCGAGGAGCAATTGCGCAAGGCAAACGAGAATCCATTACCACGCTACTGGAAGGGACGCCGCTTGCCTGCGTTTATCATCAAAGAGAAGTTAGGCATTAAATGA
- the LOC120766518 gene encoding uridine diphosphate glucose pyrophosphatase NUDT14-like — translation MENITKMWMGPLPADSPYVKPFRLYYVQNGVEKNWDLLKVHDSVAVILFNTTRRVLIFVRQFRPAVFHSVVTSSGSNVGEVDLQKFPPKIGVTLELCAGIVDKNKSWSEIAREEVLEECGYDVAVERIEEVMTYRSGVGSSGALQVLYYCEVTDDDRATKGGGVDGEMIDVVEYTIEESRDLMKQGSKINSPPSCLLGISWFLMNKAPKIVCPSKY, via the exons ATggaaaacataacaaaaatgtGGATGGGCCCACTGCCAGCGGATTCACCTTACGTGAAACCATTTAGACTATACTATGTGCAGAATGGAGTTGAAAAGAATTGGgatttattaaaagttcatGATAGTGTTGCTGTAATTTTGTTCAACACGACACGACGAGTTCTCATTTTCGTTCGTCAATTTCGACCAG CCGTCTTCCATAGCGTCGTTACCTCAAGCGGAAGTAATGTTGGTGAAGTAGATTTACAGAAATTTCCTCCGAAAATCGGAGTCACATTGGAACTGTGTGCAGGTATTGTGGATAAAAACAAGAGTTGGAGTGAGATTGCTCGGGAAGAGGTGCTAGAGGAGTGCGGCTATGACGTGGCTGTTGAACGTATTGAGGAAGTCATGACCTACAG GTCGGGTGTAGGCTCTTCTGGCGCATTACAGGTGCTGTATTATTGCGAAGTTACGGATGATGATCGGGCTACTAAGGGTGGTGGTGTAGATGGTGAGATGATTGATGTGGTTGAGTATACAATTGAGGAATCTAGAGATTTGATGAAGCAAGGGTCAAAGATAAATAGTCCACCCAGTTGTCTCTTAGGTATCAGTTGGTTTTTAATGAATAAAGCACCAAAGATTGTATGCCCTAGTAAATATTGA
- the LOC120782837 gene encoding beclin 1-associated autophagy-related key regulator — protein sequence MASMSRTSSDESINAPNLRFHVSSSSEDVYRDSASRTNPEDILGLRYRCPLCTKSQHQHNFHCCSCVRNGNIVHSNVAGCTQKENLFEKQQKYIKTKGGLKDLNNRYEKYMREQRSSENLQCEIKQKKKRIQLLNRLVSEKQMFLTKRKEQKDQLSKVNFDKRKQLPNYPIKVKALGDYVFDRYEKINKLRERYTGLLDKVQQVTRHDINELVKYVFPISEVVLKNEKRFNTVVTGKNDCETMEQLADAKNTSYIRGKWVFHGSGISEMQYLIVAPSLPANGDYTAYLDWLSDNKDDVPKNEGNQVAPSRTSAFRIIGALTYTTQLTELLSFYLNVRLPFKVSYSDFCRKLNEEQFLRKVSRLNSNIMYLAYTQQVQLRNLNENHTLENVLAILDVEKSNLGRHGFYEISNAPLMKSVDSLLKGIETATESESEDENSLRSGWEAVPNFPNEQDIDDSDLVRNVAAQQSSLAGGLLTSAANRITEIFGWRR from the exons ATGGCATCTATGTCCAGAACGTCGTCCGATGAAAGCATCAACGCACCTAATTTGAGATTTCACGTGTCTAGTTCAAGTGAGGATGTTTACAGGGATTCTGCCAGTCGCACAAACCCAGAAGACATACTGGGTTTAAGGTATCGGTGCCCACTGTGCACCAAATCACAGCACCAGCATAATTTCCACTGCTGTTCATGTGTTCGCaatggcaatattgttcacagtAATGTTGCTGGTTGTACACAAAAGGAAAA TTTATTcgagaaacaacaaaaatatattaaaacaaaaggtGGTCTCAAGGATTTGAATAATCGCTATGAAAAGTATATGCGAGAGCAACGTTCCAGCGAAAACTTGCAATGTGAGATTAAGCAGAAGAAGAAAAGGATTCAACTGCTTAATAGATTAGTATCAGAGAAGCAAATGTTTTTGACGAAGCGAAAAGAGCAAAAGGATCAGTTGTCTAAAGTAAATTTCGACAAGCGTAAACAGTTGCCTAATTATCCTATAAAGGTAAAAGCTTTAGGTGACTACGTCTTCGATAGATATGAGAAGATCAATAAATTGCGGGAACGGTATACTGGTCTATTGGATAAGGTGCAGCAAGTAACACGACACGATATAAATGAACTTGTTAAATACGTATTTCCGATTTCGGAAGTTGTGTTGAAAAATGAGAAGCGCTTTAATACCGTGGTCACTGGAAAAAATGATTGTGAAACTATGGAGCAATTGGCAGATGCCAAGAATACCTCCTATATACGTGGTAAATGGGTATTTCACGGTAGTGGAATAAGCGAGATGCAATATCTTATTGTAGCGCCTTCACTGCCCGCTAATGGCGATTATACAGCTTACTTAGATTGGTTATCCGATAACAAGGACGATGTACCGAAGAATGAAGGTAATCAAGTTGCACCGAGTCGCACCAGCGCATTCCGCATCATTGGCGCACTTACGTACACAACGCAACTGACAGAGCTTCTGAGTTTCTACCTGAATGTGCGATTGCCATTTAAAGTGTCGTATAG TGACTTTTGCCGTAAACTCAACGAAGAGCAATTTTTGCGCAAAGTATCgcgtttaaattcaaatatcatGTACCTCGCATATACACAACAGGTGCAATTACGAAACCTGAATGAAAATCACACATTGGAAAACGTTTTGGCCATTTTGGATGTAGAGAAGAGCAATTTAGGACGCCATGGATTCTATGAAATATCGAATGCACCTTTAATGAAATCGGTGGATTCTTTGCTTAAGGGTATTGAAACGGCGACTGAATCAGAATCGGAAG ATGAAAATTCTTTACGCTCGGGTTGGGAGGCAGTACCGAATTTCCCAAATGAGCAAGATATTGATGATTCGGATTTAGTCAGGAACGTCGCTGCACAACAATCAAGCCTTGCGGGGGGCTTATTAACTTCTGCAGCAAATCGAATAACCGAAATATTTGGATGGCGCAGATAG
- the LOC120778129 gene encoding pyruvate dehydrogenase E1 component subunit beta, mitochondrial isoform X1, whose protein sequence is MQPVKVIFSNVARRAFSTSPKTLAAKQITVREALNTALDEEMARDDRVFLMGEEVAQYDGAYKVSRGLWKKYGDHRVVDTPITEMGFAGIAVGAAMAGLRPICEFMTFNFSMQAIDHVINSAAKTFYMSAGMVNVPIVFRGPNGAAAGVAAQHSQCFAAWYAHCPGLKVISPYDSEDARGLLKAAIRDPDPVVFLENEMLYGVAYPVEDKVLDKDFVLPIGKAKIMKPGNHITLVAHSRAVETTLAAAAELAKKGIEAEVINLRSIRPLDMDTICQSVKKTHHLVTVEQGWPQHGVGAEICARIMEDETFFHLDAPVWRVCGVDVPMPYAKTLEANALPQAQNVVEAVTKIIGPKK, encoded by the exons ATGCAGCCTGTAAAAGTGATATTTTCGAACGTTGCACGCCGTGCTTTCTCAACGTCACCCAAAACCCTTGCGGCAAAGCAGATTACCGTACGTGAAGCTTTAAACACCGCCTTGGATGAAGAAATGGCACGCGACGACCGTGTATTTCTAATGGGTGAAGAGGTCGCTCAATACGATGGTGCTTATAAG GTGTCTCGAGGCCTTTGGAAGAAATATGGTGATCACCGCGTAGTAGACACACCTATTACAGAAATGGGTTTTGCCGGTATTGCTGTGGGGGCTGCCATGGCTGGCTTGCGACCAATTTGCGAATTCATGACCTTTAACTTTTCCATGCAAGCTATTGATCAT GTAATAAACTCCGCGGCAAAAACATTTTACATGTCTGCCGGTATGGTCAACGTGCCAATAGTTTTTCGTGGTCCTAACGGTGCTGCTGCTGGTGTGGCAGCTCAACATTCCCAATGTTTTGCTGCCTGGTACGCACACTGTCCCGGTTTGAAGGTTATATCACCTTACGACAGTGAGGATGCACGTGGCTTACTTAAAGCTGCCATTCGCGATCCCGATCCAGTGGTTTTCCTAGAAAATGAAATGCTGTACGGTGTTGCCTACCCAGTGGAGGATAAGGTATTGGACAAAGACTTTGTATTGCCCATTGGTAAGGCTAAAATCATGAAGCCTGGCAATCATATAACTTTGGTGGCGCACTCAAGAGCTGTTGAAACCACATTAGCAGCTGCCGCCGAACTGGCTAAAAAGG GTATTGAAGCTGAGGTTATCAACTTGCGTTCAATCCGTCCATTAGATATGGACACGATTTGCCAGTCCGTCAAGAAGACACATCACCTTGTGACAGTGGAGCAAGGCTGGCCACAACATg GCGTTGGCGCCGAAATATGCGCCCGCATAATGGAGGACGAAACCTTCTTCCACTTAGATGCCCCCGTGTGGCGTGTATGCGGCGTTGATGTGCCTATGCCTTATGCAAAGACGCTGGAAGCAAATGCCTTGCCACAAGCGCAAAACGTCGTGGAAGCTGTCACCAAAATTATTGGACCCAAAAAGTAG